Within Acidimicrobiia bacterium, the genomic segment CAAGAAAAAGTAGGAACCGCACGTCGCCGGTGATATTTCTTCATGGACTCTCAGCGACCAAATCTTCGATGCTCAATCCGTTCGTACACATGGCTCGCTCTACCGAAGTCCACGCGATCGACCTCCCAGGACACGGGGAATCGGACAAGCCCCTCATAAGCTACACGCCGCTCTTTTTCGCCACCGAGCTTCTCCATTACATGGATGCCGAGGGCATCGAGAGGGCATCTCTCGTAGGCAACTCGTTAGGGGGCCGGATAGCTCTCGAGGCTGCCGCACATTGGCCAGATCGCGTCGATCGGCTAGTCTTGTACGCACCCGCGATGGCGCCGATCAAGGACCGTACACTTATCCCACTTCTTCGTCTCGTGCCCTCGTATGTGGGAATGATCCCAGGCGTCTTCTCTCGGCGGCGAGCCGAGATCGTGGTCAACACTTTTCTCGGGAAGTCCACTCTTACAAGCCGGCCCTTGCTAGAGGCAGCCATCGACGACTTTTTGCGTATCTACAGCTCACCCTCTGCTCGGCAGGCTCTTTACAGCTCGCTTAGGGGCTATCTTTTGGCTGAGCCGTTCGGCAAAAACGGTTTCTGGGACAGCCTAGAGCGAGTAGAGGCTCCGGCGCTGTTTATCTGGGGCCGACATGATCCGCTCATCTCTTGGAAGTATTCGCGGGCCACGTCACGGTCCATAAGACACTCGGTTTCGGTCATATACGAGGATGGCGGCCACGTACCTCAGCTTGAGCACTCTGAACGCACCAATAGAATTACTGAAGACTTTCTCTTGAGGGGAGTCATCCCCGACGATTCTCCACAACTCACGATCTGGCGGGGCTGACAATCCCCACAAACGCTGCGAACCTCTCGCTCTCGCTAGCTTGTAAAGAGACAAAGCGACTATTATTTGCTACGCATCTCACCCGGGTGCTAGTAGCGTCCGCGATCACACGAGGATCACTATTTGCCCCGGAAGATGCTGTCAGAAAACGGAAGGCGTTTAGCTAGTGACCCTGCCCAGCACCTTAACTAACTAAAGACGTAGGTAAGGAAACTGGGCTACAGGCGCGAGCTAACGGCGAGACCCTGAAAGGAGCGACAATGGCAGACAAGTACGAGTTCCTATCCGACGGCTGGATCGAGGCTGTAAAAAAAATCACCGAGGAATCCTCCGGAGACGCTGCAGCGAGTGCAGCCGGTATTGATCTCAAGCTCAACCAGACTGTGACAGACGTTCCCGAGTCCGCCGGCGGCGGAGAGAAGAAGCTCCACATGGTCATCTCAGGCGGTAAGTTCGAGTGGGGGCTGGAC encodes:
- a CDS encoding SCP-2 sterol transfer family protein, whose translation is MADKYEFLSDGWIEAVKKITEESSGDAAASAAGIDLKLNQTVTDVPESAGGGEKKLHMVISGGKFEWGLDHIDNADATIITDYETAKQIFVANDPQAGMQAFMAGKLRIEGDMTKLMALQQGGGPIGGGEIGKKIAEITA